The proteins below are encoded in one region of Shewanella putrefaciens:
- a CDS encoding CBS domain-containing protein, protein MTIIIADIMSTRVVTVEMDDRLSVAKEIFEQANFHHLLVVDERKLEGVLSERDLLRAISPNLGSSAETVKDLETLQKRVHQVMTRNPVTIASHINLDTATRILLEHNIGCLPVLEQGELVGIVTWKDLLRAYCEHRAIEDSEC, encoded by the coding sequence GATCATTATCGCCGATATTATGAGTACCCGTGTGGTCACTGTCGAAATGGACGATCGCCTCTCTGTCGCTAAGGAAATCTTTGAGCAGGCGAACTTTCACCACTTACTTGTCGTGGATGAACGCAAGCTAGAAGGCGTGCTATCGGAGCGAGATTTACTGCGCGCCATCAGCCCTAACCTCGGCAGCAGTGCTGAAACGGTAAAAGATCTCGAAACCCTGCAAAAACGTGTGCATCAAGTGATGACGCGTAATCCCGTCACCATAGCGTCCCACATCAATTTAGATACGGCGACCCGTATTTTGCTCGAGCATAATATTGGCTGTTTACCCGTTTTAGAACAGGGGGAATTAGTCGGTATAGTGACTTGGAAGGATCTATTGCGCGCCTACTGCGAACACCGCGCGATAGAAGACAGCGAGTGCTAA
- a CDS encoding NCS2 family permease, producing MSEQLSSTAVPSGSFLDQYFSIKQRGSTVRQEVIAGLTTFLAMVYSVIVVPNMLGQAGFDPAAVFIATCLIAAFGSLLMGLWANLPMAIGCAISLTAFTAFSLVLGQGMSIPVTLGAIFLMGVTFTLVSVTGIRQWVLANLPKGIAHGTGIGIGLFLLLIATNSVQLIVANDAGLPVKLGDINSLPVIATVIGLAATIGLERRGVPGGILLVIIALSVFGLVFDPSVKYQGLFAFPDLTSEHSLIGQLDIMGALNPVVLPIVLALVMTAIFDATGTIRAVAGQANLLDKDDNIVGGGKALTSDSVSSMFAGLVGGAPAAVYIESAAGTAAGGKTGLTATIVGVLFLLMMFLAPLSYLVPAYATAPALMYVGLLMLSNVAKLDFNDKVDAMAGLTCAVFIILSCNIVTGIMLGFVTLVVGRICSGEWRKLKVGVLAITLGLVVFYMGGWAI from the coding sequence ATGTCTGAGCAATTGAGTTCAACTGCCGTACCCTCAGGTTCATTTCTGGACCAGTATTTTTCAATAAAGCAACGTGGTAGCACGGTTCGCCAAGAAGTGATTGCGGGATTAACCACCTTCCTCGCTATGGTGTATTCGGTGATTGTGGTGCCCAATATGTTAGGTCAGGCGGGATTCGACCCCGCAGCCGTATTTATCGCGACCTGTTTAATTGCCGCTTTTGGGTCTTTGCTTATGGGTTTGTGGGCAAACTTACCTATGGCAATTGGCTGCGCCATTTCACTCACCGCCTTTACGGCCTTTAGCTTAGTGCTAGGTCAAGGCATGTCGATTCCTGTCACGTTAGGCGCCATCTTCCTGATGGGCGTGACCTTTACACTCGTGAGTGTGACGGGTATTCGTCAATGGGTGCTGGCTAATTTACCTAAGGGGATTGCCCACGGTACTGGCATTGGTATTGGCTTGTTTTTACTCTTGATTGCGACTAACAGCGTGCAGTTGATTGTGGCGAATGATGCCGGTCTACCGGTGAAGTTGGGCGACATTAACAGCTTACCCGTTATCGCAACTGTTATCGGTTTAGCGGCGACAATCGGTTTAGAGCGCCGTGGTGTTCCTGGTGGGATTTTGCTGGTGATTATCGCGCTATCGGTATTTGGTTTAGTGTTCGATCCGAGTGTGAAATATCAAGGTTTGTTTGCCTTCCCCGATTTGACTTCAGAGCATTCGCTCATAGGCCAACTCGATATTATGGGCGCCTTAAATCCCGTGGTATTGCCTATCGTTTTAGCCCTCGTTATGACGGCGATTTTCGATGCGACCGGCACCATCCGTGCCGTGGCTGGTCAGGCTAATCTGCTCGATAAGGATGACAATATTGTTGGCGGCGGTAAAGCCTTAACCTCAGACTCTGTCAGCAGCATGTTTGCAGGTTTAGTGGGCGGCGCTCCTGCGGCGGTATATATCGAATCGGCGGCGGGCACAGCGGCGGGCGGTAAGACAGGGTTAACGGCGACTATCGTTGGCGTACTGTTTTTATTGATGATGTTCCTCGCGCCGCTGAGTTATTTAGTGCCAGCCTATGCCACTGCACCAGCATTAATGTATGTCGGCCTATTGATGCTAAGCAATGTGGCAAAACTCGATTTTAACGATAAAGTCGATGCCATGGCGGGCCTAACCTGCGCCGTATTTATTATCTTAAGTTGTAATATTGTCACAGGTATTATGCTCGGCTTTGTGACTCTGGTCGTTGGCCGTATTTGCAGCGGCGAATGGCGTAAACTTAAGGTTGGCGTGCTGGCCATTACCTTAGGTTTAGTGGTGTTTTATATGGGCGGCTGGGCGATCTAG
- a CDS encoding PilZ domain-containing protein encodes MDERRKFSRILFAASASLQQGNEQWQTTILDLSLNGALVEEPEHFTSTDQPITLSCILPGSDIELKMETELVHHRNGQLGLKCSFIDVDSISHLKRMVELNLGDASLLNRELMLFIEKHNTAD; translated from the coding sequence ATGGACGAGAGACGCAAGTTTTCGCGGATTTTATTCGCTGCTAGCGCATCTTTGCAACAAGGTAACGAGCAGTGGCAAACAACCATCCTCGACCTCAGTCTTAATGGCGCATTAGTTGAAGAACCTGAGCATTTCACCAGCACAGATCAACCTATTACCCTGAGTTGTATTCTCCCAGGATCCGATATCGAGCTAAAAATGGAAACTGAGTTAGTCCACCATAGGAATGGCCAATTAGGCCTAAAATGCAGCTTTATCGATGTTGACAGCATCAGCCACCTAAAACGTATGGTGGAGCTTAACTTAGGTGATGCTTCCCTGCTGAATCGCGAGCTCATGTTGTTTATCGAAAAACATAACACCGCTGATTAA
- the radA gene encoding DNA repair protein RadA encodes MAKNKTAYVCNECGQDFPRWQGQCSACQEWNTITEVRLGAASPGRSAKFVGYAGAGSSEVKTLDQIDLNALPRILSHFGELDRVLGGGIVPGSAILIGGHPGAGKSTLLLQTLCHLAEQMPALYVTGEESLQQVAMRAHRLGLPTNKLRMLSETSVEQICEVALKELPKVIVVDSIQVMHMSDVASSPGSVSQVRESASYLTRFAKENGIAVIMVGHVTKDGSLAGPKVLEHCIDCSVMFEGDSDSRYRTLRSHKNRFGAINELGVFAMTERGLKEVANPSAIFLSRGEEESSGSLVMVVWEGTRPLLVELQVLVDNSAMSNPRRVAVGMDANRLAMLLAVMHRHGGLQMSDQDVFVNVVGGVKVTETSADLTLLLAMVSSFRGDILPSDLVAFGEVGLSGEIRPVPNGQERLVEAAKHGFKRAIVPKANVPKKPPLGMEVIGVSKLSEALEAI; translated from the coding sequence ATGGCAAAGAATAAAACCGCGTACGTATGTAATGAGTGTGGGCAAGACTTTCCCCGGTGGCAAGGGCAGTGTAGTGCTTGTCAGGAGTGGAATACGATAACTGAGGTCAGGCTCGGTGCGGCTTCTCCTGGGCGCAGCGCTAAGTTCGTCGGCTATGCTGGCGCAGGTAGCAGTGAAGTTAAAACCTTAGATCAAATTGATCTCAATGCGCTGCCGCGGATCTTGAGCCATTTTGGTGAGCTAGACCGCGTGCTCGGTGGCGGTATTGTGCCGGGTTCTGCCATTCTGATTGGCGGTCACCCTGGCGCGGGTAAGAGTACGCTTTTATTGCAAACCCTATGTCATCTGGCGGAGCAAATGCCTGCGCTGTATGTCACGGGGGAGGAGTCGTTGCAGCAGGTGGCTATGCGTGCCCATCGCCTTGGTTTGCCGACTAATAAACTGCGCATGTTATCAGAAACCAGCGTTGAACAAATCTGCGAAGTGGCCCTTAAAGAATTACCTAAGGTGATAGTGGTCGATTCGATTCAAGTGATGCATATGAGCGATGTCGCCTCGAGCCCTGGCAGTGTGTCACAGGTGCGTGAATCCGCCTCTTATCTAACCCGTTTTGCCAAAGAAAATGGCATTGCCGTGATTATGGTCGGCCATGTGACTAAGGATGGTAGCCTCGCCGGACCTAAGGTGCTGGAGCATTGCATCGACTGCTCGGTGATGTTTGAAGGAGATAGCGATAGCCGCTACCGTACCTTGCGCTCCCATAAGAACCGTTTCGGCGCGATCAATGAGTTAGGTGTCTTCGCCATGACCGAACGCGGCCTTAAAGAAGTCGCCAATCCCTCTGCCATTTTTTTATCCCGCGGTGAAGAGGAGTCTTCAGGCTCCTTGGTGATGGTGGTGTGGGAGGGCACTCGGCCATTACTGGTTGAATTGCAAGTGCTGGTGGATAACTCGGCCATGTCTAACCCGCGCCGCGTGGCTGTAGGTATGGATGCTAACCGTTTAGCCATGTTGCTTGCGGTTATGCATCGCCACGGCGGCTTACAGATGTCGGACCAAGATGTGTTTGTTAACGTCGTGGGGGGCGTAAAAGTCACTGAGACCAGCGCCGACCTCACCCTATTGCTGGCGATGGTGTCGAGTTTCCGTGGTGATATCTTACCCAGCGATTTAGTCGCCTTTGGGGAAGTGGGTTTATCCGGTGAAATTCGCCCTGTGCCCAATGGCCAAGAGCGATTAGTCGAAGCCGCTAAACATGGCTTTAAGCGGGCAATCGTACCTAAAGCAAACGTCCCGAAAAAGCCACCCTTGGGCATGGAAGTCATTGGCGTGTCAAAATTATCCGAAGCCCTAGAGGCGATTTAG
- a CDS encoding PilZ domain-containing protein has protein sequence MSLDNHSALIEQLKPLLMEPNFQEIFQQLTIDESNSTRFLLKMELNRLASPCTRVIDLRDKSELPCTEVMLGQQRHFLDEPAKRSLFEAMSLYRNQYTLGVYEYVLTAHQQRRQKLRQGTPQADSIESEPFMVPGVVLGSYFNRAEERMNYSIRITASQMGRGETPGITVDMSIGGARIRLAANHPFDLDKPLKVKLLELSEEYYYPDLQQGVDYEIVDSQLNGEYIWLRLKRISGTDALGDMLGNLIRGYKLRYKLDVNDVLVTASGLGFERHYLPHLPHLPLYLNQQTQTVSHMLLSRDNQQIVHYFQDENDVSQLPAMLTQARLSALLAQPNNPDHGLFFSFTYNAQGCLYFYSATLAELKAKGLMPLFLGFASTKPSWRIFKLIQDKIYHEKGYRRATLPGDETKYSPLVEQQLSQFSHVMQLIDITNEDARLTYKAWQDNSNANALKAFGQQRLTAHKIKPVSMQFSERRQEARFAFKTLVNLSQCELKASGITLDISSRGMQLTLDNPTAFSSNKPLMLSLPKLQTIAGKTQLDHLPYRLVRTRKNGVTLHLTAVMGHTPHVGVEFLNKLIAHNKEKLEQLTENNSEVKELADGLKNILLRDLHSVPYFVEKTAKSAQVACLGVGTQRDDISDIFAAGTSDALQYNLAPLLKDGFFKREILEPIRQMKPQQDMDFIEVFIQLTRQSRGQIHLKCVPASDIGNAKAQVAFITQSKMAGRFIALRIYRGATEKPDISYLRRELEYINVHANHRAKQLEEQLWRIIGVGELLDITQEVELRYPALHPIQA, from the coding sequence ATGAGTTTAGATAACCACAGTGCACTCATAGAACAGCTCAAGCCGCTGCTCATGGAACCTAACTTCCAAGAGATTTTCCAGCAGCTGACGATTGATGAAAGCAATTCGACCCGTTTTCTACTGAAAATGGAATTGAATCGCTTGGCCTCGCCCTGCACGCGGGTTATCGATCTTAGGGATAAATCTGAACTCCCCTGCACTGAAGTCATGCTCGGCCAACAGCGCCACTTTTTAGATGAGCCCGCTAAACGCAGCTTGTTTGAGGCTATGTCCTTATACCGTAATCAGTACACTTTAGGCGTGTATGAATACGTGCTTACAGCCCATCAACAGCGTAGACAAAAATTACGCCAAGGAACGCCACAGGCCGACAGTATCGAATCCGAACCTTTTATGGTGCCGGGAGTCGTCCTTGGCAGTTATTTTAATCGCGCCGAAGAAAGGATGAATTACAGCATCCGTATTACGGCTTCACAAATGGGCCGAGGGGAAACCCCTGGGATCACGGTCGATATGTCCATTGGCGGCGCCCGCATTCGACTCGCGGCTAATCATCCCTTCGACCTCGATAAACCGCTCAAAGTGAAGCTCCTTGAGCTCAGTGAAGAATATTATTACCCGGATCTTCAACAGGGGGTCGACTACGAAATCGTCGATAGCCAACTCAATGGGGAATATATTTGGCTAAGACTTAAACGCATTAGTGGCACCGATGCCCTAGGCGATATGCTTGGCAATTTAATTCGTGGCTACAAATTACGTTACAAGTTAGATGTCAACGATGTGTTAGTCACAGCATCGGGCCTAGGATTTGAGCGCCACTATCTACCACATTTGCCACACTTGCCCTTATATCTAAACCAGCAGACGCAGACGGTAAGCCATATGCTGCTGAGCCGCGATAATCAGCAAATAGTGCATTATTTTCAGGATGAAAATGATGTCAGCCAGCTTCCCGCTATGCTCACTCAGGCACGTTTATCGGCGCTGCTCGCCCAACCAAACAATCCAGACCATGGACTTTTTTTTAGTTTTACCTATAACGCGCAGGGCTGTTTGTATTTTTACTCCGCCACCTTAGCCGAGCTCAAAGCGAAAGGGTTAATGCCGTTATTTTTAGGTTTTGCATCCACTAAACCCAGCTGGCGCATTTTCAAACTTATCCAAGATAAAATCTATCATGAAAAGGGATACCGCCGCGCCACGTTACCGGGGGATGAAACTAAATACAGCCCACTGGTCGAGCAGCAATTGTCTCAGTTTAGCCATGTAATGCAACTGATTGATATAACAAATGAAGATGCGAGACTAACCTACAAAGCTTGGCAGGATAACAGCAATGCAAACGCCCTGAAAGCCTTTGGTCAACAACGGCTGACGGCACATAAAATTAAACCCGTTTCAATGCAGTTTAGTGAGCGCAGACAAGAGGCGCGTTTCGCCTTTAAAACCTTAGTAAATCTCTCCCAGTGCGAACTGAAAGCCAGCGGAATCACCTTAGATATTTCTAGCCGAGGGATGCAGTTAACCTTAGATAATCCAACGGCATTTTCATCCAACAAGCCTTTAATGCTCAGTTTGCCAAAGCTACAAACCATCGCAGGTAAAACGCAACTCGACCATCTACCCTATCGTCTAGTGCGCACCCGGAAAAATGGCGTGACCTTACACTTAACCGCTGTGATGGGTCATACCCCCCATGTTGGGGTCGAGTTTTTAAATAAACTGATTGCCCATAATAAAGAAAAGTTAGAGCAATTGACTGAAAATAATAGTGAAGTCAAAGAGCTTGCCGACGGCTTAAAAAATATTTTGCTGCGGGATCTCCATTCTGTGCCCTACTTTGTCGAGAAAACAGCAAAATCAGCCCAGGTTGCCTGCCTTGGCGTCGGCACCCAACGGGATGATATCAGTGATATTTTTGCGGCAGGCACCTCTGATGCGCTGCAATACAATTTAGCGCCGCTACTTAAGGATGGTTTCTTCAAACGGGAGATCCTTGAGCCCATACGCCAAATGAAACCCCAGCAGGATATGGATTTTATCGAGGTCTTTATTCAGCTGACCCGTCAATCCCGTGGGCAGATCCATTTGAAGTGTGTCCCCGCGAGTGATATTGGAAATGCAAAAGCCCAAGTGGCATTTATTACTCAGAGTAAAATGGCGGGCCGTTTTATCGCCCTGCGCATTTACCGCGGGGCAACGGAAAAACCCGATATCAGTTATCTGCGCCGCGAACTTGAATACATTAATGTCCACGCCAACCATAGAGCAAAGCAGTTAGAAGAGCAGCTTTGGCGGATCATAGGTGTCGGTGAGCTACTCGATATCACCCAAGAAGTGGAACTTAGGTATCCCGCATTACATCCAATACAGGCCTAG
- a CDS encoding alpha/beta fold hydrolase translates to MTQQASVSTISQSSLYLPYRDGHLHLRQLLPANPDFSKTPILMLHGAMSNGRVFYSQSGRGLGCFLARAGFIVYVLDTAGRGLSLPKITRDFTLGQGEVIREQLPLVQQFILDLHQQTCQVTNTVAPSQVHWCAHSWGGVLMASSLARYPQLQQSVRSLLTFGSKRTIRVKSFKKWLMVDLFWNRLAPGLAIGQGYLAADKLRLGMDNESRASLNQSIDWVRGEWRDHDDGFDYAKAAKTAQWPAAWFFAGQNDTVLGHPEDVADMVHECGFEQVKLTLLSKANGFKHDYGHGDMLTHLDAAADHFLQILDWYLAFDLCVLRD, encoded by the coding sequence TTGACTCAGCAGGCCTCGGTTTCGACCATTTCACAGTCTTCGCTTTACTTACCCTACCGTGACGGGCATTTGCACCTGCGTCAGCTACTGCCTGCTAACCCAGATTTTTCTAAAACGCCGATATTGATGCTCCACGGCGCTATGTCTAACGGACGGGTGTTTTATAGTCAAAGCGGGCGGGGCCTTGGCTGCTTCCTCGCTCGGGCTGGGTTTATTGTTTATGTGCTCGATACCGCAGGCCGTGGCTTGAGCCTGCCTAAGATCACCCGGGATTTCACCCTAGGGCAGGGAGAAGTTATTCGTGAGCAGCTCCCCTTAGTGCAGCAATTTATTCTGGATTTACATCAACAAACTTGCCAAGTGACTAACACCGTCGCACCGTCTCAGGTGCATTGGTGTGCCCATTCCTGGGGCGGCGTGCTCATGGCGAGCAGCCTAGCGCGCTATCCTCAATTGCAGCAGAGTGTTCGCTCACTATTGACCTTCGGCAGTAAGCGCACTATCCGAGTTAAATCCTTCAAAAAGTGGCTGATGGTCGATCTATTTTGGAATCGACTCGCGCCTGGTTTAGCCATAGGGCAAGGATATCTCGCTGCCGATAAATTGCGCTTAGGTATGGATAACGAGAGCCGCGCGTCCTTGAACCAAAGCATAGATTGGGTGCGGGGTGAGTGGCGCGATCACGACGACGGGTTCGATTATGCAAAGGCGGCTAAAACGGCTCAATGGCCAGCGGCTTGGTTTTTTGCTGGTCAAAACGATACAGTGCTCGGCCATCCCGAAGATGTCGCCGATATGGTGCACGAATGTGGATTCGAGCAAGTGAAATTGACTTTACTCTCTAAGGCTAATGGCTTTAAACACGATTATGGACATGGAGATATGCTGACCCACTTGGATGCGGCAGCTGATCATTTTTTGCAGATCCTTGACTGGTATTTAGCCTTTGATCTGTGCGTGCTCAGGGATTAG
- the serB gene encoding phosphoserine phosphatase SerB, with protein MESLNQDALFVWLAASPTPRFEYQGHAFEAYQESAGMPAGSLFRMRLIYDDLRVESALSAWMFSLAKTLGLDVIYIAPIRRQVALHCIELALPLEPSRELLATFPSDLAECHLIRQALPKLSEPGLLVMDMDSTAIQIECIDELAAMAGVGEQVAAITERAMLGELDFEQSLRQRVAQLKGADAGIIENLCERLPLMSGLEPMLAELKSHQWRLVVASGGFTPFVGHLKQLLNLDAAFANELVITDGRLVGEVTGKVVDAQFKADVIAACSADWQIPPGQRVAIGDGANDIPMVQVADFGIAFHAKPKLAAAADANIRRLDLRVLPYLLQY; from the coding sequence ATGGAAAGCTTGAACCAAGATGCCTTATTTGTATGGTTAGCTGCTAGCCCCACGCCACGGTTTGAATACCAAGGGCATGCCTTTGAAGCTTACCAAGAGTCAGCGGGTATGCCTGCGGGTTCTCTCTTTCGTATGCGACTCATTTATGACGATCTTAGGGTTGAAAGTGCACTCTCGGCTTGGATGTTTTCCCTCGCTAAAACACTTGGGCTGGACGTCATTTATATCGCGCCCATTCGCCGCCAAGTGGCCTTGCACTGCATCGAGCTGGCCCTGCCACTTGAGCCTAGCCGTGAGCTGCTAGCGACTTTCCCCAGTGATTTAGCCGAGTGTCATCTGATTAGGCAGGCATTGCCTAAGCTGAGTGAACCTGGGTTATTGGTCATGGATATGGATTCAACCGCGATTCAAATTGAATGTATTGATGAATTAGCGGCGATGGCGGGGGTTGGTGAGCAGGTGGCTGCGATTACTGAGCGTGCCATGTTGGGGGAGTTGGATTTTGAGCAGAGTTTACGCCAACGCGTTGCCCAACTTAAGGGGGCCGACGCCGGTATTATCGAGAACCTATGTGAGCGCCTGCCTTTGATGTCTGGCCTTGAGCCTATGCTTGCCGAGCTTAAGTCGCACCAGTGGCGCTTAGTGGTTGCTTCGGGTGGCTTCACGCCTTTTGTCGGCCATTTGAAGCAGTTATTAAACTTAGATGCGGCCTTTGCCAATGAGTTAGTGATTACTGACGGACGCCTCGTCGGTGAGGTCACGGGAAAGGTTGTCGATGCCCAATTTAAGGCCGATGTGATAGCAGCCTGTAGTGCCGATTGGCAAATTCCACCGGGACAAAGAGTGGCCATTGGCGATGGTGCCAATGATATTCCTATGGTTCAAGTGGCGGATTTTGGCATTGCCTTTCATGCTAAACCTAAGTTAGCCGCTGCGGCTGATGCGAATATTCGTCGACTCGATTTACGGGTCCTGCCTTATTTACTGCAGTATTAG
- a CDS encoding YtjB family periplasmic protein, protein MLRVEVLYLKGLKKSHKISRLLQIAIALTLMVGLVQLWETSLLQGQLLLKSQTQKMARLLVQQTAYSAAPALQLQNDEQLQWLASALVEDPKVISAAIFSDQGIRLSFAQSISKEGADPDSEEMNLLLSKYPPYVEPVIQEGKNLGYVEVRLDTKLFFNEIKEAHNLNMEQQQIMLLVAGLIGMLLSRALSFKRADFDRRRTRVKLRQNPKKNNQTKQSEAAEAELTVLDASKNIEDKVAEGAKTNTEINLNNPQPKTEDQPKPEEKSGDKIKPEQEINLSKNAIKPTKSELKPKVKTIRRVKNQAKTSAEKSPAQPSDLDTDSTG, encoded by the coding sequence ATGTTAAGGGTCGAAGTGTTATATCTTAAAGGGCTTAAGAAAAGCCATAAAATCAGTAGACTGCTCCAAATCGCCATCGCTTTGACCTTGATGGTGGGCTTAGTGCAATTGTGGGAAACAAGCCTACTACAAGGTCAACTGCTTCTAAAGTCCCAAACGCAAAAGATGGCAAGATTACTGGTACAGCAAACCGCCTATAGTGCGGCGCCCGCGCTGCAGTTGCAAAACGATGAGCAGTTGCAATGGTTAGCCAGTGCGCTAGTCGAAGATCCTAAGGTGATATCAGCGGCCATATTCAGTGATCAAGGTATTCGACTCTCATTTGCCCAAAGTATTTCCAAAGAAGGAGCAGATCCCGACTCCGAAGAAATGAACCTGCTACTCAGCAAATATCCGCCCTATGTTGAACCTGTTATCCAAGAGGGTAAGAACCTAGGTTATGTTGAGGTCAGACTCGATACCAAACTGTTTTTTAATGAAATTAAAGAAGCCCACAACCTGAATATGGAGCAACAGCAAATCATGCTGCTGGTCGCGGGCTTAATTGGCATGCTGTTATCCCGAGCCCTTTCCTTTAAACGTGCCGATTTTGACCGCCGTCGTACCCGGGTTAAATTACGTCAAAATCCCAAGAAAAATAACCAGACCAAACAGAGTGAAGCGGCCGAGGCAGAATTAACCGTATTAGATGCCTCTAAAAATATAGAGGACAAAGTCGCAGAGGGTGCTAAGACTAATACAGAGATAAACTTGAATAATCCTCAACCTAAGACTGAAGATCAACCCAAGCCAGAGGAAAAGAGTGGCGACAAAATAAAGCCAGAACAAGAGATTAATCTTTCTAAAAACGCTATTAAGCCCACTAAATCAGAATTAAAACCCAAAGTAAAAACGATCCGCCGCGTTAAAAATCAAGCAAAAACCAGTGCAGAGAAAAGCCCTGCCCAACCCAGCGATCTCGATACGGACTCCACGGGCTAA
- the deoD gene encoding purine-nucleoside phosphorylase: protein MATPHINAVEGAFAETVLFPGDPLRAKYIAETFLENVEQVTDVRNMLGFTGTYKGKRISVMGSGMGIPSCSIYATELIKDYGVKNLIRVGTCGAISTDVKVRDVIIGMGACTDSQVNRLRFKGQDFAAIANYELMNAVIESAKVKGTKIRVGNVFSADLFYTPDPQMFDVMEKMGVLGVEMEAAGLYGVAHEFGARALCVVTVSDHIRTGEKTTAEERQTTFNDMIIMTLEAAITL, encoded by the coding sequence ATGGCAACACCACACATTAATGCTGTAGAGGGCGCATTCGCTGAGACGGTTCTGTTTCCTGGCGATCCATTACGTGCAAAATATATTGCTGAAACATTCTTAGAAAATGTTGAGCAAGTGACTGATGTTCGAAACATGCTAGGTTTTACCGGTACTTATAAAGGTAAACGTATTTCTGTGATGGGTTCAGGCATGGGTATTCCTTCATGCTCAATCTATGCAACTGAATTAATTAAAGATTACGGCGTTAAGAACCTGATCCGTGTAGGTACTTGCGGCGCGATCAGCACAGACGTTAAAGTGCGCGATGTGATCATCGGCATGGGCGCTTGTACCGATTCTCAAGTAAACCGTTTACGTTTTAAAGGCCAAGATTTCGCTGCAATCGCGAACTATGAGCTGATGAATGCCGTGATTGAATCTGCCAAAGTTAAAGGCACTAAGATCCGCGTGGGTAACGTATTCTCTGCCGATTTATTCTACACTCCCGATCCACAAATGTTTGACGTGATGGAAAAAATGGGTGTGTTAGGGGTAGAAATGGAAGCCGCCGGTTTATACGGTGTTGCCCATGAGTTTGGTGCCCGCGCCCTGTGCGTTGTGACCGTATCTGATCATATCCGCACCGGTGAAAAAACCACTGCTGAAGAACGTCAAACGACCTTCAATGACATGATTATTATGACATTAGAAGCGGCGATTACCCTGTAA
- a CDS encoding phosphopentomutase codes for MKRTIIMMLDSFGIGAAADAAKFGDTGSDTFGHIAKACAEGKADIGREGPLKLPNLARLGLGHAAMESTGAFAPGFGENVQLIGAYGHAQELSSGKDTPSGHWEMAGVPVLFEWGYFSEHQNSFPKELTDKILARAGLDGFLGNCHASGTTILEELGEEHMRSGKPIFYTSADSVFQIACHEGTFGLENLYRLCEIAREELEPYNIGRVIARPFDGTGPSDFARTGNRKDYSLEPPAKTVLDKLKEAGGEVVSVGKIADIYAYCGITKKVKANGLEALFDATLAEVKSAGDNTIVFTNFVDFDSHYGHRRDVAGYAKGLEYFDARLPEMLALLGEDDLLILTADHGCDPTWQGTDHTREYVPVLAYGAGLKAGTLGRRNSFADIGQSIASHFKLEPMAYGESFI; via the coding sequence ATGAAACGTACAATTATTATGATGTTGGACTCCTTTGGTATTGGCGCAGCAGCCGATGCCGCCAAGTTTGGGGATACAGGATCTGACACTTTTGGTCATATCGCGAAGGCTTGCGCCGAAGGCAAAGCCGACATCGGCCGTGAAGGCCCACTTAAGTTACCTAATTTAGCTCGTCTCGGCCTAGGCCATGCGGCGATGGAAAGCACGGGTGCCTTTGCACCGGGGTTTGGTGAAAACGTTCAACTGATTGGCGCCTATGGTCATGCCCAAGAATTAAGTTCGGGTAAAGATACCCCGAGCGGTCACTGGGAAATGGCGGGTGTGCCCGTATTATTCGAATGGGGCTATTTCAGCGAGCATCAGAATTCATTCCCTAAAGAATTGACGGATAAGATTTTAGCCCGTGCGGGACTCGATGGCTTTTTAGGGAATTGTCATGCCTCTGGCACTACGATTCTGGAGGAATTGGGCGAAGAACATATGCGTTCTGGCAAGCCTATTTTCTATACCTCGGCTGACTCAGTGTTTCAAATCGCCTGCCACGAAGGCACTTTTGGTTTAGAAAACCTCTATCGTCTTTGCGAAATTGCCCGTGAAGAGTTAGAGCCTTACAACATAGGTCGGGTGATTGCCCGTCCATTTGATGGTACAGGCCCAAGTGACTTTGCCCGTACTGGCAACCGTAAGGATTACTCCCTTGAGCCGCCAGCAAAAACCGTGTTAGATAAGCTGAAGGAAGCCGGTGGCGAAGTGGTGAGTGTAGGTAAGATTGCCGACATTTACGCTTACTGCGGTATCACTAAAAAAGTGAAGGCGAACGGCCTTGAAGCCTTATTCGATGCGACCTTAGCCGAAGTTAAATCCGCTGGCGATAACACTATAGTGTTTACTAACTTCGTCGATTTTGACTCCCACTATGGCCACCGCCGTGACGTGGCGGGCTATGCTAAGGGGCTGGAGTATTTTGATGCCCGCTTGCCTGAAATGCTGGCCTTACTGGGTGAAGACGATCTGCTGATTTTAACCGCGGATCACGGCTGTGACCCAACGTGGCAAGGCACAGATCATACCCGTGAGTATGTGCCTGTACTTGCCTATGGCGCAGGCTTAAAAGCCGGAACGCTTGGCCGCCGCAATAGTTTTGCCGATATAGGTCAATCAATTGCGAGCCACTTTAAGCTCGAGCCAATGGCCTATGGCGAGTCGTTTATTTAA